CTTCTACCGTGAAGCCGGCCGCTTTGGCGTGGCCGCCGCCGCCCAGGGCGCGAGCCAACTTGGAAATATCGACATTAGCCTTGGAGGTGCGCAAACTGCCTTTGATAATTCCTTCTGGCATCTGCCTTAAGACTAAAAGGCCGTTAACTTCGTCCAG
This sequence is a window from Patescibacteria group bacterium. Protein-coding genes within it:
- a CDS encoding DHHA1 domain-containing protein; this encodes LDEVNGLLVLRQMPEGIIKGSLRTSKANVDISKLARALGGGGHAKAAGFTVEGSLEKTEKGWKMV